The nucleotide window GCTGCGCACCGGGGCTGTGGGGCCGCCCGCCCGGGTCCCGGGGGCCGGCCGGGGGCCGGGAGCCGCCGGAGGGCCGCGGGCCGGGGCGCCCGCCGGGCCCGGGGTCCCGCAGTTCGTCCGGCACCCGCAGGTACGGGTTCGTCTCCGGGTTGGCCGGCCGGAACGGCGTACCGGGGCGGTAGGGCCCGGTCTCCCCGGCGGCCTCCGCGTACGCGGCGACGGCCGCCGGGACGCCCGCGCCCGTGTCACCCCGTGCCGACGGTGCCGCCTGCCGTCCGGCGGCGCCCGAGGCACACGCGAGCAGCGCGCCCGCCGCCCCGGCGCCCGCGCCCCAGAGCGCGCCGAGCAGCAGGGCCATGCCGAGCTGCCCGCGCAGCTCGATCCCGGAGTCGAACGCGTCGATGCCGAGCACGGACAGCGAGGCGTCCACGGACACCTCGGTCAGCCAGACCAGCGACGGCAGCGCGAGCGCGGTCGCGATCCCCAGCCGCAGCGCGCACCGGGCGGCGAAACCGAGGACGCCCCGTTCCCGTACGAACGGAGTGCGGGCCGCGGTCAGGACGCCCGCGAACAGCATCATCAGGGCCGCCGCGATCCCCAGCAGCCAGACCCGGCCGTCCAGTTCGGCCAGCCTGCCCAGCGTGACGGGATCGTCGGAGAACTTCAGGAGGTCGTCCATGGGATCCGGCAGGAACTGCAGGAACGGACCCGTGGCCTTCCCGTCCCACGGCACGAAGAGCCCGACCGGGATGCCGAGCCACACCCCGTTGGGCGCCCCGAGCAGGGCGGCGCCGGCGATCCGCTTCGGGTGGTCGTCGCCGATCATCGCGTACGCGGCCGCCGCGAAACCCGCGAGGACCGCCACCAGTAACACCGTGACCAGTGCGTTCACCGCGGGCCGCACCACGCGGTGCACGGCCGTCCAGCCGCTCGGCAGCGGGGTGCGGCGCGAGGCCAGCAGCGCGAGCGTCAGCACGCCGAGCACGAAGCCGAGGCCGCCGAGGAGCGTCGGCACGGTGTCGACGGTGAAGCCCACCTGGGCGTTCGCGTCCGCGAGGTCCCCGAGCCGGTCCGGCAGCAGACCGCCGATGTCGCCGAGCCCCGGCACCTCCACGTCGTCCGGCACTGCGCCGCCCGGCAGCTCGTCGAGCCCGAGGGAACCGCCGTCGATCGTGATGACGTCGTGTCCCGCCCAGGCCAGACCGCCCAGCAGCGCCACGAAGAGGACGGCCACCGTGCCCGCCCGGGCCAGCAGTTCGGCGGGCGCGACCACCGCGCCGGCCGCGCGCAGGGAGCGCAGGAAGAACCAGGCCAGCAGCAGCGCGCCGACCAGACCGACGCCGAGTGGCGTGATCTGGAGGGCGGTCTCGGTCTGCGCGCCGTCCAGACCGAAGGCCGACAGGTCGCCGGAAGGGGTCACCGATCCGCCGGCCCCGAGCGCCACGACCGCCGCGGTCATCGGCCCGAGCGAGGCCGTCCCGTCCGCACCGAGCAGATGCAGCCCGAGCGCCGCCACGCCCGTCATCCCGATCAACGCCCAGCTCACGGCGGCGATCGAGGACAGCAGCACCTCACCCACCGGTACGCGCCTGCCGTGTCCCACGGACCCGTCGCTCATCGTCAGCCCCCCGACTCCACACCGGCGACGCCTCCGTCGCGGTGTCCCCCTCGCGTGGGATTACCACTCTCCGGGGCGATTTCAACCCCGTCAACGGAAACGGACAAGCCGCCCGTACGCCGTCTTCCCGGGGCCCGACTTTCGGTCAGGGGGCTCCTACTGAAATAGTTCCCCACGATGTTCGACATCCCTAGACTCCCTGTGTTGGGGGTAAATCGGGGGACAACACA belongs to Streptomyces sp. V3I8 and includes:
- a CDS encoding streptophobe family protein, yielding MSDGSVGHGRRVPVGEVLLSSIAAVSWALIGMTGVAALGLHLLGADGTASLGPMTAAVVALGAGGSVTPSGDLSAFGLDGAQTETALQITPLGVGLVGALLLAWFFLRSLRAAGAVVAPAELLARAGTVAVLFVALLGGLAWAGHDVITIDGGSLGLDELPGGAVPDDVEVPGLGDIGGLLPDRLGDLADANAQVGFTVDTVPTLLGGLGFVLGVLTLALLASRRTPLPSGWTAVHRVVRPAVNALVTVLLVAVLAGFAAAAYAMIGDDHPKRIAGAALLGAPNGVWLGIPVGLFVPWDGKATGPFLQFLPDPMDDLLKFSDDPVTLGRLAELDGRVWLLGIAAALMMLFAGVLTAARTPFVRERGVLGFAARCALRLGIATALALPSLVWLTEVSVDASLSVLGIDAFDSGIELRGQLGMALLLGALWGAGAGAAGALLACASGAAGRQAAPSARGDTGAGVPAAVAAYAEAAGETGPYRPGTPFRPANPETNPYLRVPDELRDPGPGGRPGPRPSGGSRPPAGPRDPGGRPHSPGAQPPPPGEQPRRPGGQPPGARPPDDVYGAQTVIGPVTPSPRPGSPGRPPRRPRPSQDGPPPPPPDELPPPPPPRAPGGRR